Genomic segment of Nocardiopsis mwathae:
GCCTGTCCGGAACCGACTCGCCCTCGGAAAGCGCTTACCCGCCCCCAAGGGCACCGCCGACCGTGGCGGGGCAGGGGCGCCCCACCACGCACCCGCCGTCGCCGCTGCTTTTCCCCACAGGACTCCCCGCACACGACCACCGACAAGGCCGCCCAGCGGACCCCATCAGCCTCACCCCCTGCCCCCTATCGACGTCGATCTGCCTGCTGCGGTGGGACCGGTGATTTCGGATCGGCGGTATCCACAGCGGAGCTCGGTGGTTCCCTCGCACGTGGGCGGCGTTGCGGTCGGGATCGGCTCCCGAAATTTCGGGAAACCGCCGCGCTGGTGAGGGGTCCTCCCGCAAGCTGGGGCGCATAGCTCCCCGCTCCCCGCCCCGTCGCAGCCGCAGTCGTGAGGAGATGAACGCTTCATGCCGCTTTGGCGCCGACGCCCTCCGGCAGCCGACGCGCAGCAGTCCGCCACTGAGCAGTCCGCCACCGAGCCGTCCGGCGCCGAGTCGTCGGGTGCGCGGTTGCCGGAGGCGAAGGCCAGCCGCTACAGCCCCTGGGCGCATGAGCTGGAGGCGACATCGATCTGGCGGGTGGCGGCTCGGCTCCCGGCGCTGGTGGTCACCGCGCTGCGCTGGTCGTGGCGGGCCAGTCCGCGCGATACCGCGGCGACGGTCGGGTTGAACGTGGCGGCCGGGGTGTTCACCGCGTTCGGCCTGATCGCGGTCGCGGGCGTGCTGGAGTCGCTGTTCGGTTCGGGCCCGACACCGGAGCGGGTGCGGGCGGCGCTGCCCTCGCTGCTGCTCGTCGCCGGGGCGGCGGTGGCGCGCGGGACGCTGGCCACCCTGGCCGGGTGGGCGCAGGCGCGGCTGGCGCCGCAGGTGGAGCGGTCGGTCGAGCTGGAGCTGTTCCGGCTGACCTCCCGGATCCGGCTGGAGTCCTTCGACGACTCCGACTTCGCCGACACCATGTACCGGGCGCGTGACCGCGGCACGAGGGAGGTCGCGCGGATGGTCAACTACACCGTCGACGTCCTGACCGCGCTGATCGGGCTCATCGCCGTGGCCGGTGTGCTGTCGGTTCTGCACATCGCTCTGCTGCCGCTGCTCATCCTGACGGTGCTGCCCGACGGGTGGGCGGCGGTGCGCGCCGCCCGGATCCGCTACGCCAAGCTGCGCGAGATGACCACCATCCGGCGCCGCGAGACGATCATCGGCGACCTGCTGGCCGATCGCGCGTCGGCCGCGGAACTGCGCGCCTACGACATGCGCCCCTTCCTGCTGGACCACTACAAGGCCTGCGCCGACCACGTCCGCGACGCCCTGCTCGGCGTCGCGCGGCGCCAGACCCTGGTGCGCGCAGGCGGCGACTCGGCCTCGGGCGCCGCAACCGCACTCACCTACACCGCGCTGGGCGGGCTGCTGGTCGGCGGCGCGATGCCGCTGTCGGTCGCGGGGACCGCGGTACTGGCCATCCGCCAGGGGCAGACCTCGCTCAACCAGCTCCTGCTGAGCGTCAACGCCTGCTATGAGTCGGGCCTGTTCTTCAACGACTTCCTGGAGTTCTGCGACCAGGCACGCACCCGTCTGGCACCGCCGGCGACCCGGCCGCTCCCGGGCGAGCTGGAGGTGCTGTCCACCCGCGGCCTGGTGTTCGCCTACCCCGGGACGGACGAACCGGCCCTGCGCGGGGTGGACATCGAGGTCCGCAGAGGTGAGGTGGTCGCGCTCGTCGGTGAGAACGGGTCGGGGAAGAGCACGCTGGCGCGGCTGCTGTCCGGGCTCTACACGCCTCAGGCCGGAGCGGTGCTGTGGAACGGCGTCGACCTGGCGGAGGTCGTGCCCGAGGAGTACCGGGCCCGCATCGGGCTCATCAGCCAGGACTACACCCAGTGGCCGCTGTCGGCGCGGCGCAACATCACCATGGAGCGGGACACCGACGAGCAGCGGCTGCGGCGGGCGCTGAAGCTCAGCGGCGCCGACGAGGTCGTGGCCGAGCTGTCCCAGGGGCTGGACACCCTGCTCGACAAGCGGTTCGTCGACGGCGCCGACCTGTCCGGCGGGCAGAAGCAGCGCATCGCGGCTGCCCGCGGGCTGTACCGGGACGCCGACCTGGTCGTGGCCGACGAGCCGACCGCCGCCCTGGACGCCCGCGCCGAGCAGCGGCTCTTCGACACCCTGCACACCGCGGCGACCGACCGGACGGTCCTGCTGATCACCCACCGGCTGGCGTCGGTGCGCATGGCCGACCGCATCTACGTGCTGGACCGCGGCCGGGTGGTCGAGCAGGGGACGCACGAGCAGCTGATGGACATCCCCGGCGGCCACTACCGGCAGCTGTTCTCCATCCAGGCCGACGCGTATGCGGGCCTGGGCTTTCCCTCCCGGTCCGGCGAGGAGTGAATCGGCGATAGCCGGGGCGGTGCGCCAGGGCGTGTGCGGCGGATGCCCTCCGGGGGGCGAGCGGCCGTCCGGAGCAGTGAGCGCAGTGCCGGTGGCCGCGATCCGGAAATGATCCGCCACACATGCCTTAGGGGGTCCTAGGGATCGCTTAGGGGTTTCGCCCGTGGGGGGTTTCGTTAGGATCGAGACCGGTCGCATATCTGTGTTGTGATGGATGTGACGATGCCTTCTCGATTGCGCGGCCGGTGTCGCGGGAGCGCGGGGACGTTCCGTTCTCGGTGAATGTTGAACGAAGATCTTGACCGTCGAGGTGATTGAAATGTCCCTGGCTCCCAGCGCCAAAGGGACCGTGCCGTTCAAGGAATTCCAGACGTGGTACCGGGTCACCGGGGACCTGGAATCCGAACGGCCCGCCCTGGTTCTGCTGCACGGAGGTCCGGGGAGCACGCACGACTATATGTTGAACATGGCCGAGCTCAGCGAGCTCGGTTTTCCTGTCGTGCACTACGACCAACTCGGCAACGGCGGCTCCACGCACCTGCCCGACCGCGGCCCGGCCTTCTGGACGGTGAAGCTGTTCCTCGACGAGCTCGACAACCTCCTCGGCCACCTCGGGATCGCCGACGACTACGTGCTGTTCGGCCAGTCCTGGGGCGGCATGCTCGCCGCCCGGCACGCCTCCGAACGGCCCGACGGGCTGCGCGGCCTGGTCATCGCCAACGCCCCGGCCTCGTACCGGCTGTGGCTGCAGGAGATGAAGGTGCTGCGCGAGCAGCTGCCGGAGGACGTCAACGAGACCCTGCTGCGGCACGAGGCGGACGGGACGACGCAGAGCGACGAATACTTCGCCGCCATGCGGGTCTTCTACGAGAAGCACGTCTGCCGACTGGACCCGTGGCCGCGCGACTACATGGCCTCCTTCATGGA
This window contains:
- a CDS encoding proline iminopeptidase-family hydrolase; amino-acid sequence: MSLAPSAKGTVPFKEFQTWYRVTGDLESERPALVLLHGGPGSTHDYMLNMAELSELGFPVVHYDQLGNGGSTHLPDRGPAFWTVKLFLDELDNLLGHLGIADDYVLFGQSWGGMLAARHASERPDGLRGLVIANAPASYRLWLQEMKVLREQLPEDVNETLLRHEADGTTQSDEYFAAMRVFYEKHVCRLDPWPRDYMASFMEIYNDPTVYYAMNGPSEFHVIGTLKDWSVEECSADIAVPTLLVSGRYDEATPATVQPFYDRIPDVRWEIFEESSHLPHLEEPEHFREVMAEFLNGVG
- a CDS encoding ABC transporter ATP-binding protein — its product is MPLWRRRPPAADAQQSATEQSATEPSGAESSGARLPEAKASRYSPWAHELEATSIWRVAARLPALVVTALRWSWRASPRDTAATVGLNVAAGVFTAFGLIAVAGVLESLFGSGPTPERVRAALPSLLLVAGAAVARGTLATLAGWAQARLAPQVERSVELELFRLTSRIRLESFDDSDFADTMYRARDRGTREVARMVNYTVDVLTALIGLIAVAGVLSVLHIALLPLLILTVLPDGWAAVRAARIRYAKLREMTTIRRRETIIGDLLADRASAAELRAYDMRPFLLDHYKACADHVRDALLGVARRQTLVRAGGDSASGAATALTYTALGGLLVGGAMPLSVAGTAVLAIRQGQTSLNQLLLSVNACYESGLFFNDFLEFCDQARTRLAPPATRPLPGELEVLSTRGLVFAYPGTDEPALRGVDIEVRRGEVVALVGENGSGKSTLARLLSGLYTPQAGAVLWNGVDLAEVVPEEYRARIGLISQDYTQWPLSARRNITMERDTDEQRLRRALKLSGADEVVAELSQGLDTLLDKRFVDGADLSGGQKQRIAAARGLYRDADLVVADEPTAALDARAEQRLFDTLHTAATDRTVLLITHRLASVRMADRIYVLDRGRVVEQGTHEQLMDIPGGHYRQLFSIQADAYAGLGFPSRSGEE